DNA from Limnohabitans sp.:
GCCGACCCGGAATTTGTGCGCAAAGCCGCAGAGGGCCGAGCGGACGAGATCAATACCTGCATAGGCTGCAACCAGGCCTGTCTGGACCATACCTTTGGCGGCAAGATCACGTCTTGCCTGGTCAACCCGCGTGCCTGCCACGAGACTGAGCTGGTGATAACACCTGCAACCCAGACCAAGCGCATTGCAGTGGTGGGCGCTGGCCCTGCGGGCCTGAGCTTTGCCGTTACCGCAGCAGAGCGTGGCCACAGCGTTGAGCTGTTTGACGCTGCCACCGAGATTGGTGGCCAGTTCAACATCGCCAAGAAGGTACCGGGCAAGGAAGAGTTTTACGAGACGCTGCGCTACTTTGACCGGCAGTTGAAACTGCGCGGTGTCAAGGTGTCTTTGAACACCCGCGTGACGGCAGATGCCTTGAAGGCCGGTGGTTTTGACGAGGTGGTGCTGGCCACCGGCGTGACGCCGCGCACGCCCGCCATCCAAGGCGTGGACCACCCCAAGGTCATGGGTTATCTGGACGTGCTGCGCGACGGCAAGGCCGTGGGCAAGAACGTGGCTGTCATTGGGGCGGGCGGCATTGGTTTTGATGTGTCCGAGTACCTGACCCACTCGGGCACCAGCCCCAGTGTGGATGCGCCCAAGTTTTATGCCGAGTGGGGCATCGATACGGGCTATGCCCATGCTGGCGGCATCAAGCCAGCCCATGCCGAAATCTCGCCACGCAAGGTGCACCTGCTGCAGCGCAAAGAAAGCAAAGTGGGCGACCAATTGGGCAAGACCACGGGCTGGATCCACCGCACCTCGCTGAAGGCCAAGCATGTGGTTATGACGCCTGGCGTGCAGTACCAGAAGATTGACGATGCGGGCCTGCACATTCGTGTGGGTGACACGGAGCAGGTTGTCGCCGTCGACAACATCATCCTGTGCGCCGGGCAGGAGCCGCAGCGCGAGCTGTATGGCGCGCTTCAAGCCGAGGGCTGCTCGGTCCACCTGATTGGCGGCGCTGATGTGGCCGCCGAGCTGGACGCCAAGCGCGCCATCAACCAGGGCACCCGCCTGGCCGCCACGATTTAATTGGCGATCCACCACTACCAGCCCGCAGCCGCGCTGATCCTTGCACTGTCCACCGTCATCCAGGTGTTCAAGGATTTCACCCACCACCGCCAACTGGCCTCAGAAGAACGGATAGGAAATCCAACCGCATGATCACAAGTATGGCAGGGGCTGACGATTTGCCACCAATTTGTCAAAGTAAACAGAATAGGTGTTCTATGTCCATTTCCTTTAACCTGAACGGCACCACTCGAGCCGTCGACTTGTCAGCGGACATACCGCTTTTGTGGGTGCTCCGCGATGTGCTCGATATGACCGGCACGAAATATGGCTGCGGGGATGCCGCCTGTGGGGCGTGCACTGTCCTTTTCGATGGTCAGGCGATCCGGTCCTGCCAGAACCCCTTGGCTGATATCGCCGGACAGGCCGTCACAACCATCGAGGGCCTGGGTACGCCAGACGCGATGCACGCAGTACAGGGGGCATGGTTCGATGCGCAGGCAGCGCAATGCGGTTATTGCCAGTCAGGCCAGATCATGCAAACCGCCGCCTTGTTGATTGCCAACCCGAACCCCACCGATGCCGAGATTGACGAGGCCATGTCCGGCAACCTGTACCGCTGTGGCACCTATCCTCGTATTCGTGGCGCTGTGAAAGACGCCGCCAATCGTTTGGCCGAGGT
Protein-coding regions in this window:
- a CDS encoding NADPH-dependent 2,4-dienoyl-CoA reductase; the encoded protein is MAAYPHMLKPLDLGFTTLKNRVLMGSMHVGLEEVPNGFERMAVFYAERARGGVGLIVTGGIAPNERGRPMKGGAMLTTEAEAEHHRVVTDAVHKEGGKVAMQILHFGRYSYQKDLVAPSALQAPINPYTPHGLSTDEVEQTVEDFVRCAALAQHAGYDGVEIMGSEGYLINEFIAARTNHRDDEWGGSYENRIRFPVEIVRRVRERVGTNFIIIYRLSALDLVEGGSTLDEVIQLAKAIEAAGATIINTGIGWHEARIPTIATKVPRAAFAWVTQRLKGLVGIPLVATNRINTPEVADQLLADGFCDMVSMARPFLADPEFVRKAAEGRADEINTCIGCNQACLDHTFGGKITSCLVNPRACHETELVITPATQTKRIAVVGAGPAGLSFAVTAAERGHSVELFDAATEIGGQFNIAKKVPGKEEFYETLRYFDRQLKLRGVKVSLNTRVTADALKAGGFDEVVLATGVTPRTPAIQGVDHPKVMGYLDVLRDGKAVGKNVAVIGAGGIGFDVSEYLTHSGTSPSVDAPKFYAEWGIDTGYAHAGGIKPAHAEISPRKVHLLQRKESKVGDQLGKTTGWIHRTSLKAKHVVMTPGVQYQKIDDAGLHIRVGDTEQVVAVDNIILCAGQEPQRELYGALQAEGCSVHLIGGADVAAELDAKRAINQGTRLAATI
- a CDS encoding (2Fe-2S)-binding protein; protein product: MSISFNLNGTTRAVDLSADIPLLWVLRDVLDMTGTKYGCGDAACGACTVLFDGQAIRSCQNPLADIAGQAVTTIEGLGTPDAMHAVQGAWFDAQAAQCGYCQSGQIMQTAALLIANPNPTDAEIDEAMSGNLYRCGTYPRIRGAVKDAANRLAEV